One Leclercia pneumoniae genomic region harbors:
- the gpmA gene encoding 2,3-diphosphoglycerate-dependent phosphoglycerate mutase: MAVTKLVLVRHGESQWNNENRFTGWYDVDLSEKGVGEAKAAGKLLKDEGFSFDFAYTSVLKRAIHTLWNVLDELDQAWLPVEKSWKLNERHYGALQGLNKAETAEKYGDEQVKQWRRGFAVTPPELTKDDERFPGHDPRYAKLTDAELPTTESLALTIDRVVPYWNETILPRLKSGERVIIAAHGNSLRALVKYLDDMGEDEILELNIPTGVPLVYEFDENFKPIKHYYLGNADEIAAKAAAVANQGKAK; this comes from the coding sequence ATGGCTGTAACTAAGCTGGTTCTGGTGCGTCACGGCGAAAGCCAGTGGAACAACGAAAACCGCTTCACCGGTTGGTATGATGTGGACCTGTCTGAGAAAGGCGTTGGCGAAGCAAAAGCGGCCGGTAAACTGCTGAAAGACGAAGGCTTTAGCTTCGATTTTGCTTATACCTCTGTGCTGAAACGTGCCATCCATACCCTGTGGAACGTTCTGGATGAACTGGACCAGGCATGGCTGCCGGTTGAGAAATCCTGGAAGCTGAACGAGCGTCACTACGGTGCGCTGCAGGGTCTGAACAAAGCAGAAACCGCTGAGAAATACGGTGACGAGCAGGTTAAACAGTGGCGCCGCGGCTTTGCTGTGACCCCGCCAGAGCTGACCAAAGACGATGAGCGTTTCCCAGGCCATGACCCGCGCTATGCGAAACTGACCGATGCAGAGCTGCCAACCACCGAAAGCCTGGCGCTGACCATCGATCGTGTTGTGCCTTACTGGAACGAAACCATTCTGCCACGCCTGAAGAGCGGTGAGCGCGTCATTATTGCCGCTCACGGTAACTCTCTGCGTGCGCTGGTGAAATATCTGGATGACATGGGCGAAGATGAGATCCTCGAACTGAACATCCCAACGGGCGTACCGCTGGTGTATGAGTTCGACGAAAACTTCAAGCCTATCAAACATTACTATCTGGGCAACGCTGACGAAATCGCGGCAAAAGCAGCGGCAGTGGCGAACCAGGGTAAAGCGAAATAA